A genomic segment from Actinomadura hallensis encodes:
- a CDS encoding DNA recombination protein RmuC — protein sequence MDLALFAGLLVGAVFGVVAGYALATGRQGSLIARARAAEEKLAYAEERMAEHFENLSAKALDASNRRFLELADARLKAAGAEAAGDLQRRQQAVEHLVAPLRETLAKVEEQLREVETGRRESHAMLAKQVDFVRQSSDQLRRETQALVRALQRPEARGRWGELQLRRVVELAGMTQHCDFDEQASAFTADGTVRPDMVVRLVGGKNIVVDSKVSLAAYLQAAESGDPVRLDAHARHLREHVDRLAAKSYWQAFNPAPEFVVLFIPGEAFLAPALERDPGLLEYAMRRRVHIATPTTLITMLRTASYAWQQAALSRNARAVFELGKELYERLGTMGQHVDELGRALTGAIKSYNRTVGSLETRVLVSARKLNDLGVVDDELDGPRPVEESPRSLSAAELTGHDAPSGTPLNGHRTPLEDVPASPEDLRLEDDHGAEEERPHPDPASEAVGFGGRATPERTDRLDRLDRRERWP from the coding sequence ATGGACCTCGCGCTGTTCGCCGGCCTCCTCGTCGGAGCCGTCTTCGGCGTCGTCGCCGGATACGCGCTCGCGACGGGCCGGCAGGGCTCACTGATCGCACGGGCGCGGGCGGCGGAGGAGAAGCTCGCCTACGCCGAGGAGCGGATGGCCGAGCACTTCGAGAACCTGTCCGCCAAGGCGCTGGACGCCAGCAACCGGCGGTTCCTCGAGCTGGCCGACGCGCGGCTCAAGGCGGCGGGCGCGGAGGCCGCGGGCGACCTCCAGCGGCGGCAGCAGGCCGTCGAGCACCTGGTCGCGCCGCTGAGGGAGACGCTCGCGAAGGTCGAGGAGCAGCTCCGCGAGGTGGAGACGGGCCGGCGGGAGTCGCACGCGATGCTGGCCAAGCAGGTCGACTTCGTCCGGCAGAGCTCCGACCAGCTGCGCCGCGAGACCCAGGCGCTCGTCAGGGCGCTGCAGCGGCCCGAGGCGCGGGGACGGTGGGGCGAGCTCCAGCTCCGCCGCGTCGTCGAGCTGGCGGGGATGACGCAGCACTGCGACTTCGACGAGCAGGCGAGCGCGTTCACCGCCGACGGCACCGTCCGGCCGGACATGGTGGTGCGCCTGGTCGGCGGCAAGAACATCGTGGTCGACTCCAAGGTGTCCCTGGCGGCGTACCTCCAGGCGGCCGAGAGCGGCGACCCGGTCCGCCTGGACGCGCACGCGCGCCATTTGCGCGAGCACGTCGACCGTCTGGCGGCGAAGTCGTACTGGCAGGCGTTCAACCCCGCGCCGGAGTTCGTCGTCCTGTTCATACCGGGCGAGGCGTTCCTTGCGCCGGCGCTTGAGCGCGACCCAGGGCTGCTGGAGTACGCGATGCGCCGCCGGGTGCACATCGCTACGCCGACCACACTCATCACCATGCTGCGGACGGCGTCCTACGCGTGGCAGCAGGCGGCGCTCTCGCGGAACGCCCGCGCGGTGTTCGAACTGGGCAAGGAACTCTACGAGCGTCTAGGAACGATGGGGCAGCACGTTGACGAACTGGGGCGTGCGCTCACCGGAGCCATCAAGTCCTACAACCGGACGGTCGGATCGCTGGAGACGCGCGTGCTCGTCAGTGCGCGCAAGCTGAACGACTTGGGCGTGGTCGACGATGAACTGGACGGCCCCCGTCCGGTCGAGGAAAGCCCCCGTTCGCTCTCGGCGGCGGAGCTGACCGGGCACGACGCCCCCTCCGGCACGCCCCTGAACGGCCACAGGACTCCCCTGGAGGACGTCCCGGCCTCTCCGGAAGACCTACGGCTAGAAGACGACCACGGCGCCGAAGAGGAGCGGCCCCATCCTGACCCAGCCTCGGAAGCGGTAGGTTTCGGCGGGCGGGCCACTCCCGAGCGAACGGATCGGCTTGACCGGCTTGATCGGCGAGAGAGGTGGCCATGA
- the ychF gene encoding redox-regulated ATPase YchF codes for MSLSIGIVGLPNVGKSTLFNALTKNDALAANYPFATIDPNVGVVGVPDPRLPVLAKIFGSQKIIPATMEFVDIAGLVRGASEGQGLGNKFLANIRETSAICQVIRVFDDPDVTHVDGEVSPSRDIETINTELILADLQTIERALPRLDKEARTKKDKDKLAVVEAVTAAQKLLNEGVTLFAGAEKAGIDVSLLRELHLLTAKPFLYVFNLDESELTDEDLRARLRDMVAPAEAIFLDAKIEAELIELPDDEALELLQSMGQEESGLSQLVRIGFATLGLQTYLTAGPKEARAWTIRKGATAPEAAGVIHTDFQRGFIKAEVVSFDDLVEAGSMAAARSAGKVRMEGKEYVMQDGDVVEFRFNV; via the coding sequence GTGAGCCTCTCCATCGGAATCGTCGGGTTGCCGAACGTCGGCAAGTCCACCCTGTTCAACGCGCTGACCAAGAACGACGCGCTGGCCGCCAACTACCCGTTCGCGACCATCGACCCCAATGTCGGCGTGGTCGGCGTGCCCGACCCGCGCCTGCCCGTGCTCGCGAAGATCTTCGGCTCGCAGAAGATCATCCCCGCGACCATGGAGTTCGTCGACATCGCCGGGCTCGTCAGGGGCGCCTCCGAGGGACAGGGCCTCGGCAACAAGTTCCTGGCCAACATCCGCGAGACCAGCGCGATCTGCCAGGTCATCCGCGTCTTCGACGATCCCGACGTCACCCATGTGGACGGCGAGGTCTCCCCGTCCCGGGACATCGAGACGATCAACACCGAGCTGATCCTCGCCGACCTCCAGACGATCGAGAGGGCTCTGCCCCGCCTGGACAAGGAGGCGCGCACCAAGAAGGACAAGGACAAGCTCGCCGTCGTCGAAGCCGTCACCGCCGCGCAGAAGCTCCTGAACGAGGGCGTCACGCTCTTCGCGGGCGCGGAGAAGGCCGGCATCGACGTGTCGCTCCTGCGCGAGCTCCACCTGCTCACCGCCAAGCCGTTCCTCTACGTCTTCAACCTCGACGAGAGCGAGCTGACCGACGAGGACCTGCGCGCGCGCCTGCGCGACATGGTCGCCCCCGCAGAGGCGATCTTCCTCGACGCCAAGATCGAGGCGGAGCTGATCGAGCTTCCGGACGACGAGGCCCTCGAACTGCTCCAGAGCATGGGGCAGGAGGAGTCGGGGCTGTCGCAGCTCGTCCGGATCGGGTTCGCGACGCTCGGGCTGCAGACGTACCTGACCGCGGGCCCCAAGGAGGCGCGGGCCTGGACGATCCGCAAGGGCGCCACCGCCCCGGAGGCGGCCGGGGTCATCCACACCGACTTCCAGCGCGGTTTCATCAAGGCGGAGGTCGTCTCGTTCGACGATCTCGTCGAGGCCGGTTCGATGGCCGCGGCCCGCAGCGCGGGCAAGGTCCGCATGGAGGGCAAGGAGTACGTCATGCAGGACGGCGACGTCGTGGAGTTCCGCTTCAACGTCTGA